The Haloplanus sp. CK5-1 genome segment GACGTCGTCCTGGCGGACGGGTCGCTGATCCACACCGAACCCGTCGTCCTCGACAGCAGTCAGTGGGAGGAGAAAGTCGACAGCGACGGCCTCGAAGCACGGATCTACGAGACCGTCCGCCGACTGGTCGAGGAGCACGAGGACGAAATCGAGGAGAAGTACCCCGACCTCAAGCGGTCGGTTTCGGGGTACAACCTCCAGAAGGTCATCTACGAGAACGACGACGGCGAGGAGGTCATCAATCTCTCGAAACTGTTCGTCGGCGCGGAGGGGACCCTCGGCGTCATCGTCGAGGCCGAAGTCTCGCTGGTCACGCTGCCCGAGGAGACGGCGCTCGTCCTCTACTGTTTCGACGACCTCGTCGAGACAATGCAGGCGGTGCCAGAGGCACTCGAGTTCGACGTCAGCGCCGTGGAGTTGATGGACGACGAGGTGTTCGCGCTCGCGGCCGACTCGACGGAGTACGCCCAGTACGTCGAGATGATCCCCGAGGGGACGAAGGCCGCGCTCATGCTGGAGTACGACTCCGAACTCGTCGACGACTTCGAGGACGCCATCGCCGAGACGAACGACTACTTCGTCGACAACGGCGACGCCTTCCACGCCATCGAGGCCTACACCGAGGAGGACCAGGCAGACATCTGGAAGCTCCGGAAGGCGGCGATTCCCCTCCTGATGGGGATGCAAGGCGACCCGAAGCCCTACCCGTTCATCGAGGACGCGACGGTGCCCCCCGAGGAACTCTCGGAGTACGTCTTCGAGTTCGAGGAGGTTCTCGAGGACCACGGCACCTCCGCGGCCTACTTCGCCCACGCCGGAAGCGGGACGCTCCACATCCGCCCGATCCTCAACCTCAAGGACGGCGAGGGGATCGAGACGATGCACTCGATCACCGAAGACGTGACCGACCTCGTCCTCGACCACTACGGGGCGTTCTCGGGCGAGCACGGCGACGGGATGGCGCGCACGGAGTTCAACCCCAAGATGTACGGGGACGACCTCTGGAATGCGTTCAAAGAACTGAAGACGGCGTTCGACCCCGAGTGGCAGATGCACCCGGGCAACGTCGTCTACCGCGACGGGCCCGAGGACGTCGGCCCCGACTCGGAGCGAGGTGTCGGCGCGGACATGCGCGAGAACCTCCGCTACGGGGCGGACTACCAGTCGGTCGAACCCCAGACCGCACTCGACTTCGAGGACGAGGGGGGGTTCTCCCACCTCGTCGAACTGTGTAACGGCTGTGGCACCTGTCGCCAGACCGACTCCGAGGTGATGTGCCCGACCTACCGCGCGAGCGAGGAGGAGATCCAGACGACGCGCGGCCGGGCGAACATGCTCCGGGCGGCGATCAGCGGCGAACTCGACGAGGACGAGATCTACTCCGACCGCTTCCAGGAGGAGGTGATGGACCTCTGTGTCGGCTGTAAGGGCTGCAAGAGCGACTGCCCGACCGGCGTCGACATGGCGAAACTCAAGACGGAGGTCAAACACCAGTACCACCAGGAGGAGGGTGTCAGCCTCCGTGAACGCGTCTTCGCCAACATCGACACGCTGTCGAAACTCGGATCGATGTTCGCGCCCGTCTCGAATCTCGCGCCCAAGATACCCGGCGCCCGGACGGTGATGGAGGAGGCCATCGGCATCTCCAGCGAACGTGAACTGCCAACCTTCGCGAGCGAGAGTCTCGAGGACTGGTTCGAGGCCCGCGGCCGGTGTCAGGTGGCGCCGAGCGATGCGCGCGATCAGGTGTTGCTGTTCCCCGACACCTACACCAACTACATCTACCCCGACGCGGGGAAGGCGGCGATCGAGGTGCTCGAAGCCGCGAACGTGTTCGTCCGCATCCCGGACGACGTGGCTCCCTCGGGTCGTGCCGCGTTCTCGTCGGGCATGCTCGACCTCTGTCGGGACCGCGCCGAGACGAACGTCTCGGTCCTCCGCGACGCGGTCGACGACGGCTGGTCGGTCGTGTTCGTCGAACCGTCGGACGCCGTCATGTTCCAGGACGAGTACCGGGACCTGCTCTCGGGGCCGGCCGTCGAAACCGTTTCCGACGCCGCCTACGGCGTCATGGAGTACGCGGACGTGACCGGCATGACCGACACCATCGACTTCGGTCAGCCCAAACGGTCGCTCTCCTACCACGGCCACTGCAACCAGAAGGCGACGAACAAGGACCACCACGCCCTCGGCGTCCTGCAGCGTGCGGGTTACGACGTCGACCCCCTCGAGACGACCTGCTGTGGGATGGCCGGCTCCTTCGGCTACCACGAGGAGCACTACGACATCTCGCAGGCCATCGGCAGCCTCCTGTTCGAAGAGGTCGAGGAGAGCCCGGGCGACGAGGTGACCGCCCCCGGCGCGTCCTGCCGGTCGCAACTCGGCGACGAGTACGCCGACCATCCGCCCCACCCGGTCGAGAAACTCGCGGACGCGCTCGACTGATCGGGACGAGACGGAACGGTGGACGGACCGCCCCCGTCTTCACCAGTTATATTTTGGCCGCCGCCGACCTCCGCGTGATGTCAGATTCGGAGTTCACCGTCGCAGTCGACGGCACCGAGGTGACGGCAACGTGGCTCGAAGAGAGCCCGGAGACACGACGAGCGATCGCCGACGCCCTGCCGCTGTCGGGGGAGGCGACGCGCTGGGGTGACGAACTCTACTTCCGGATCCCCGTCGACGTGGACGCCGAGGAGCCACGGGCGACGGTCGAACCGGGGACGATCGCCTACTGGCCGCGGGGCTCGGCGCTGTGTCTGTTCTGGGGGCCGACGCCGGCGAGTACGGGGTCCGAGCTGACGGCGGCGTCGCCGGTGAACGTCGTGGCGCAGTTGGAGGACCTCTCGCCGCTGACGAGTCTCCCCGACGGGGCCGGCGCGACGGTGCGGCTCTCGGAGTGAGCTACAGGTAGCCGTTCTCGACGAGCAGTTCGCCGTTCAGCAGACTCGCGCCGGCCGCGCCGCGGATGGTGTTGTGTGCGAGGCAGTCGAACTTGACGCCGTGGGTGGTCGACTGGATCCCGCCGACGCAGATCTGCATCCCCTTCCCGCGCATCCGGTCCAGCCGAGGCTGGGGGCGTTCGGGGTCGTCGAAGACGTGGATGAGTTGGTTGGGGGCGCTGGGCAGGTCGACGCCGGGGAACTCCCGCATCGCGTCTGCCACCTCGCCGACGTCGGGGTCGTCGGCGAGGTCGACGAAGGCGTTCTCCAGGTGGCCGTCGAGTGTCGGGATGCGGTTGCACGAGGCGGCGACGTCGACGTCGTGCCACGTGAGTTCGGCGCCGTCGAAGTCACCCAGCAGTTTCCGGGACTCGGTCTCCATCTTGTCCTCCTCGCCGCCGATGTGCGGGAGGGCGTTGTCGATGATCTCCATGGAGGTAACCCCGGAGTAGCCGGCCCCGGAGACGGCCTGCAGGGTGGTGACGTCGACACGGTCGAGGCCGAACTCGTCGAGTGCCGCGAGCGGCGGGATCATGGTGATCGTCGAGCAGTTCGGGTTCTTCACCAGCGCGCCGTCCCAGCCGCGCTCGTCGCGCTGTACCTCGATCAGGTCGAGGTGACCGGGGTTGATCTCCGGGATGGTCAGGGGCACGTCCTCGGCGAGGCGGTCGTTCGAGGAGTTCGACGAGATGACATAGCCCTCGCGGGCGAAGTCCTCCTCGACGTCGACGGCGACGCTCGAGGGGAGCGACGAGAAGAGGAGGTCGACGTCGTCCGGAACCGCGTCCGGGTCGGTCGAACGGACGGTCATCTCCGCCACGTCGACGGGGATGGGCGAGTCGACCCGCCACTTCGCCGCCTTCCGGTATGGCTTGCCCGCGCTGTCCTCGCTCGCCGTGAGCGCCGCGAGTTCGAAGGTAGGGTGGCCGTCGAGGAGTTGGATGAATCGCTGTCCGACCGCACCGGTCGCACCGAGGATGCCGACTCGTACTGACATTACCTCTCCGTGTGGGTCACTGGCATAAGGCGGTTTGGATTCGCGTCGCTCGCGCCGACCGATACACTAACGGGGGATTTTCTCGTAGGGGCGGACATGTTCCACAAGGTCCTCGTCGCCAACCGGGGCGAGATCGCCGTTCGGGTCATGCGGGCCTGCGAGGAGTTGGGGGTCCGGACGGTCGCCGTCTACAGCGAGGCCGACAAACACGCCGGGCACGTCCGGTACGCGGACGAGGCGTACAACGTCGGCCCGGCGCGGGCGGCCGACTCCTATCTCGATCAGGACGCGATACTGGCGGCCGCGCGCAAGGCCGGTGCCGACGCCATCCACCCGGGTTACGGCTTCATGGCCGAGAACGCGGCCTTCGCCGAACGCGTGGAGGCGAGCGAACTCGTCTGGATCGGTCCGCCGGCCTCGGCGATGGAACGCCTCGGCGAGAAGACGAAGGCCCGCAGCGTGATGGCCGACGCCGGCGTTCCGGTGGTCCCCGGGACCGATCCCATCGACGATCCCGCGGACGTCGAGGCGTTCGCGGACGAACACGGCTACCCCGTCGCGATCAAGGCCGAGGGCGGCGGCGGCGGTCGGGGCATGAAGATCGTCGAAGGCCCCGACGAGATCGAAGACAGACTCGCGGCCGCCAAGCGGGAGGGCGAGGCCTACTTCGACAACGACTCCGTCTACCTCGAACGCTTCCTCGACGCCCCGCGGCACATCGAGGTGCAGATCGTCGCCGACCACCACGGCAACGTCCGACACCTCGGCGAACGGGACTGCTCGCTCCAGCGTCGTCACCAGAAGATCGTCGAGGAGGGACCGAGTCCGGCGCTCTCGGACGACCTCCGCGAGCGGATCGGGACGGCCGCCCGCGAAGGCATCGCCGACACCGACTACACCAACGCCGGCACCGTCGAGTTCCTCGTCCAGGACGACGAGTTCTACTTCCTCGAAGTCAACACCCGCATCCAGGTCGAACACCCCGTCACCGAGTGGATCACGGGCATCGACATCGTGAAAACCCAGTTGCGGGTCGCCGCGGGCGAGACGATCGGCTTCGAACAGGACGAGGTGGCTATCGACGGCCACGCCATGGAGTTCCGCATCAACGCCGAGAACGCCGCCGACGACTTCGCGCCCGCGACCGGGCGACTCGACACGTACGATCCGCCGGGCGGCATCGGCGTCCGCGTCGACGACGCGGTGCGACAGGGGGACGAGATCGGCGGCGACTACGACTCCATGATCGCGAAACTGATCGTCCACGCCGGCGACCGCGAGGAGTGTCTCGCCCGCGCCGAACGCGCGCTGCAGGAGTTCGAGGTCGAGGGCATCCACACGGTCGTCCCGTTCCACCGACTGATGCTCACCGACGAGCGCTTCACCGCAGGCACCCACACGACGAACTACCTCGATCGGGAACTCGATCCCGAGCGCATCGACCGCGCGGTCGAGCGCTGGGGACGGGACGAGGACGACACCGATGCCGATGCCGACGCCGACGCCGACACGGACGAGGAGGTGAGCGAACGCGAGTTCACAGTCGAGGTCAACGGCAAGCGGTTCGAGGTGAACCTGGAGGAACGCGGTGCTCCCGAGATTCCGACCGGTGGTGGCTCCGGCGGCGACCGGATGGAACGTCCCGACGCCGCCACCGACGACGACGCGGGCGGATCGGCCGCCGCCGCCGAGGGCGAACGGATCGAGGCCGAGATGCAGGGCACCATCCTCTCGGTGGAGGTAGCCGCGGGCGACGAGGTGGCCGCGGGCGACGTCGTCCTCGTGTTGGAGGCGATGAAGATGGAGAACGACGTGGTCGCCGAGAACGGCGGCACCGTCGCCGAGGTGCTCGTCGGGGAAGGCGAGAGCGTGGACATGGGCGATCCGTTGCTCGTTCTCGAATGACCGACACCCGCCGTCACCTGCTCGACGCGCTCTCGGCGGCCGACGCGCCGGTGTCCGGACCGGTCCTCGCCGACCGTCTCGGCGTCTCGCGGGCGGCCGTCTGGAAACACGTCGAGGCGCTGCGGGACGCGGGGTTCGACATCGAGAGCGGGGCGGCGGGGTACGCCGTCGCGTCGGCCCCCGACTACGGCGCGGCGGCCATCGAGTTCGGCCTCGACGCTCCCTACGCCGTCGAGTACCACGACCGCCTCCCCAGCACGAACGACCGGGCGCGGGACCTGGCGGCCGAGGGCGTGACCGACACCGTCGTCGTCGCCGGCGAGCAGACGGGTGGTCGGGGACGCCTCGACCGGGCGTGGCACTCCCCACCTGGCGGCGTCTACGCGAGCCTCCTCTGTCGCCCGGACCGACCGCCGGCCCACGTCCCCACGTTCACACTCGCCGCCGCGGTAGCCGTCACCCGCGCCTGTCGGGAAGCCGGCGTCGACGCGGTCATCAAGTGGCCCAACGACGTGTTGCTGGCGGGCGACGAGCGGAAACTGGCGGGTATCCTGACGGAGATGGAGGGGGAGGCCGACCGCGTCTCGTGGCTGGTCGTGGGTATCGGTACGAACGTCGACGTCGACGCCGCCGACCTGCCGGAGGATGCGACGAGCGTCCGCGCGGAAGGTGGAACCGCCGACCGCCGGCGCTTCTGTCGGCGGGTGATCGAGGCGTTCCACGCCCTCCGGGCCGACCCAGAGGCGGTCCTCCCCGCGTGGCGGGACCACGCCGTGACGCTCGGTCGGTCGGTCCGCGTCGAGACGCCCGCCGGCGACGTCACCGGCGAGGCCGTCGACGTCAGGTTTCCGGGGTCGCTCGTCGTCCGCACCGACGACGGGGAACGGGTCGTCCACGCGGGCGACTGTGAACATCTCCGGCCGGGGTCGGCCTAACCGTCCACGGGGACGGTCGTCACCGGCACCGACGACGCCCGGATGACGCTCTCGGCGACACTCCCCAGGAGGAGGCGGTCGATACCCCCGCGGCCGTGGGTTCCCATCACGATCAGATCACAGCCCTCGTCTTCGGCGTACCGGACGATCTCCCGACTCGGCTTTCCCTCCACGACCACCGTTTCGACGCCGACGCCCGCGTCCCCCTCGTCGGCGAGTTCGTGGACCCGAGCGACCGCCGCCTCCGCGTCCTCCCGGAGCAACTCGTCGACGCTCTCCCACGACGACTCCATCGCCAGTCCCGCGTAGGCGTCCGTGCTGAGGACGTACAACCCGTGGATCGTGGCGTCGTGGATCGCCGCCACCTCGACGGCGTGGTCGATGGCTCGCTCGACGCCGTCGGAGCCGTCGGTGGGGACGAGGATGCGATCGTACGGTTCCATGTGTGACGATAGCACACATCACCACATAACTCTTCACACCACGACCCGCGTCACGTCGTCGACGCCCGCCCGCCGGACCACCGCCCGGACCGGGTCGCGCGCCCCACAGAGGTTGTCCGAGTCTCCGTCGAGGACGAGCAGTTTCGCCGTACGCCCCGCTTCGATCAGACCGCAGTCGAGGCCGGCGAGGTCGGCCCCGTTGACCGTCGCCATCCGCAGGACGTCGTCTGCGTCGACGCCGCCGACCTTCGCCGCGAACTCCATCTCGCGGAACATCGACGGACTGTTGAGCATGACGTTGTCGGTGCCCAGTGCGACCGTCGTCCGATCGAGCAGCTCCCGGATCGGCGGCACGCCGACGCCGGTGACGAGGTTCGACCGCGGGCAGACGGTGACCGGCATCCCTTCGCGTTCGATCCGGTCGAGGTGGTGGGGGTCGGGGTGGACGACGTGGACGAGGAAGGTTGGATCGAGGTCCATCGCGGGATCGAGGTCGTCGGCGTCGCGTTCGCCGGCGTGGATGCCGAACGGTTTCCCCGCCTCGCGGGTGGCGGCCCGTTCGTCGGCGAAGTCGGCGTCGCGGGCACCGCTGGCACCGAAGCCGTCCCCCTCGTGCATCGCGTCGATCGACTCCCGTCCGAGGACGACCGCGCGGAGGTCGAGTCCGTCGAGGGCGCGCCGGATCGCCCGCACGCCGGCGACGCCGCCCTCGCGGAACTCGACGGTCGCGGCCGTCCCAGACCGTTCCATGAACCGGAGCGAGCGTCGCATGGCTGCGACCGTCTCGTCGGTCGAGGCCGCGCGGAGCAGGCGGTGTTTGAGGCCGTCCGGCGGCGCGACGAGTTCGTCGAGCGAGAGGCCGCCGCCCGCCTCCTTGGCGATGGAGTCGCCGACGTGCGTGTGGGCGTTGACGAAGGCGGGACAGACGATGGCGTCCGAGTCGGTCGCCGTCTCCTCGACGGCGACGATCCTTCCCTCCTCGATCACGACCCGTCCCTCGATCGGATCGAACTCCTGGCCGCGCAGGACGGTTCCCTCGACGTGCATGGCTCGTGTGGGGCGTTCGCGACCCTTGAACCTATCCGAACTCGTCGAGCGTGGCGTCGAGGCCGCGGCGAACGTCGGAGACGAGCGTCCCGTCGATGTCGAGGCCGAGCGTCCGGGCGGCGGTCCGCCCGACGCGGTCGACGGCGGTCGGAGGTGCGTAGACGCCCAGTCGCCACTGGTTGCGCCCGGCCACGCGGAGCGCGCTAACGAGCGGCGACTGACGGTCGAGCCGCCGGATCTCGCCGTTGACGACGACCCGCGACGACGACTCCCGTATCTCGGGGGGTGGTGGCACGTCGACGACGACCGACCCGGGGTCGAGGTCGGCCGCCACCGCTACCTCGTGTTCGAGGTCGCGAACGCGTTCCCGGTCCGCGGTCCGGAGCGACTCGGGTACGTCTGGGAGTTCCGCCCACACCGCCCGCTTGTATAGGTCCCGCGTCGAGAGGCGGTCGGCGAGCCCCGCGGTTGCGTCGGTGCGCCGGAGCGTCGCCAGGAGGTCGGCGTCGTCCCACCGCCGGACCGTCTCGGCGTCGTAGCCGCCCGCGTCGAGTAATCGTTCGGTCGCCCGGCGGAGCATTGCCTTGCCGATGCGGGCGACGTGGTGTTGGTACACCGTCGGGTTCATCAGCGCCCGAGCGAGCAGGAGGCTCTCGGCCGTCTGGACGTTCCCCTCCCTCAGGACGAGTTCGCCGTCGACGAAGGTGAGTTCCCGGACCAGCCGGCCGTGGTCGATGGTGCCGTACGGGACGCCGGTGTGGTGGGCGTCCCGAACCAGGTAGTCCATCCGGTCGACGTCGAGTTCGCCCGAGACGAGTTGGCCGTACCGCCCTCCACCGGCGACCAGTTCGGCGACTGCGGCGGGATCCAGG includes the following:
- a CDS encoding universal stress protein; this encodes MEPYDRILVPTDGSDGVERAIDHAVEVAAIHDATIHGLYVLSTDAYAGLAMESSWESVDELLREDAEAAVARVHELADEGDAGVGVETVVVEGKPSREIVRYAEDEGCDLIVMGTHGRGGIDRLLLGSVAESVIRASSVPVTTVPVDG
- a CDS encoding HD domain-containing protein, encoding MVTIKDSVHDHIEVTGVAEALLDTPAVQRLRRVRQLGTVSLVYPSANHTRFEHSLGVYHLANEALDHLGVAGRTAERVRAAALLHDVGHPPFSHNVERLLYRHTGKLHDDVDDLLASGRVGAVLRDHDLDPAAVAELVAGGGRYGQLVSGELDVDRMDYLVRDAHHTGVPYGTIDHGRLVRELTFVDGELVLREGNVQTAESLLLARALMNPTVYQHHVARIGKAMLRRATERLLDAGGYDAETVRRWDDADLLATLRRTDATAGLADRLSTRDLYKRAVWAELPDVPESLRTADRERVRDLEHEVAVAADLDPGSVVVDVPPPPEIRESSSRVVVNGEIRRLDRQSPLVSALRVAGRNQWRLGVYAPPTAVDRVGRTAARTLGLDIDGTLVSDVRRGLDATLDEFG
- a CDS encoding acetyl-CoA carboxylase biotin carboxylase subunit, encoding MFHKVLVANRGEIAVRVMRACEELGVRTVAVYSEADKHAGHVRYADEAYNVGPARAADSYLDQDAILAAARKAGADAIHPGYGFMAENAAFAERVEASELVWIGPPASAMERLGEKTKARSVMADAGVPVVPGTDPIDDPADVEAFADEHGYPVAIKAEGGGGGRGMKIVEGPDEIEDRLAAAKREGEAYFDNDSVYLERFLDAPRHIEVQIVADHHGNVRHLGERDCSLQRRHQKIVEEGPSPALSDDLRERIGTAAREGIADTDYTNAGTVEFLVQDDEFYFLEVNTRIQVEHPVTEWITGIDIVKTQLRVAAGETIGFEQDEVAIDGHAMEFRINAENAADDFAPATGRLDTYDPPGGIGVRVDDAVRQGDEIGGDYDSMIAKLIVHAGDREECLARAERALQEFEVEGIHTVVPFHRLMLTDERFTAGTHTTNYLDRELDPERIDRAVERWGRDEDDTDADADADADTDEEVSEREFTVEVNGKRFEVNLEERGAPEIPTGGGSGGDRMERPDAATDDDAGGSAAAAEGERIEAEMQGTILSVEVAAGDEVAAGDVVLVLEAMKMENDVVAENGGTVAEVLVGEGESVDMGDPLLVLE
- a CDS encoding FAD-binding and (Fe-S)-binding domain-containing protein; this translates as MAIDERSTGLETSADSLGHEHPDAEEYRDLAEDLRSGVRGDVSFDEYAQVLYATDGSIYQAKPAGVVLPKTVSDVQHTVETAAEHGVPILPRGTGSSLGGQTVGPGCVVVDFTRYMDDIVDVDPDDQRAVVQPGVVQDHLDNHLEGYGLKFAPDPASSNRSTVVGGIGNNSTGAHSVRYGITDAYTEELDVVLADGSLIHTEPVVLDSSQWEEKVDSDGLEARIYETVRRLVEEHEDEIEEKYPDLKRSVSGYNLQKVIYENDDGEEVINLSKLFVGAEGTLGVIVEAEVSLVTLPEETALVLYCFDDLVETMQAVPEALEFDVSAVELMDDEVFALAADSTEYAQYVEMIPEGTKAALMLEYDSELVDDFEDAIAETNDYFVDNGDAFHAIEAYTEEDQADIWKLRKAAIPLLMGMQGDPKPYPFIEDATVPPEELSEYVFEFEEVLEDHGTSAAYFAHAGSGTLHIRPILNLKDGEGIETMHSITEDVTDLVLDHYGAFSGEHGDGMARTEFNPKMYGDDLWNAFKELKTAFDPEWQMHPGNVVYRDGPEDVGPDSERGVGADMRENLRYGADYQSVEPQTALDFEDEGGFSHLVELCNGCGTCRQTDSEVMCPTYRASEEEIQTTRGRANMLRAAISGELDEDEIYSDRFQEEVMDLCVGCKGCKSDCPTGVDMAKLKTEVKHQYHQEEGVSLRERVFANIDTLSKLGSMFAPVSNLAPKIPGARTVMEEAIGISSERELPTFASESLEDWFEARGRCQVAPSDARDQVLLFPDTYTNYIYPDAGKAAIEVLEAANVFVRIPDDVAPSGRAAFSSGMLDLCRDRAETNVSVLRDAVDDGWSVVFVEPSDAVMFQDEYRDLLSGPAVETVSDAAYGVMEYADVTGMTDTIDFGQPKRSLSYHGHCNQKATNKDHHALGVLQRAGYDVDPLETTCCGMAGSFGYHEEHYDISQAIGSLLFEEVEESPGDEVTAPGASCRSQLGDEYADHPPHPVEKLADALD
- a CDS encoding biotin--[acetyl-CoA-carboxylase] ligase, giving the protein MTDTRRHLLDALSAADAPVSGPVLADRLGVSRAAVWKHVEALRDAGFDIESGAAGYAVASAPDYGAAAIEFGLDAPYAVEYHDRLPSTNDRARDLAAEGVTDTVVVAGEQTGGRGRLDRAWHSPPGGVYASLLCRPDRPPAHVPTFTLAAAVAVTRACREAGVDAVIKWPNDVLLAGDERKLAGILTEMEGEADRVSWLVVGIGTNVDVDAADLPEDATSVRAEGGTADRRRFCRRVIEAFHALRADPEAVLPAWRDHAVTLGRSVRVETPAGDVTGEAVDVRFPGSLVVRTDDGERVVHAGDCEHLRPGSA
- a CDS encoding amidohydrolase family protein, coding for MHVEGTVLRGQEFDPIEGRVVIEEGRIVAVEETATDSDAIVCPAFVNAHTHVGDSIAKEAGGGLSLDELVAPPDGLKHRLLRAASTDETVAAMRRSLRFMERSGTAATVEFREGGVAGVRAIRRALDGLDLRAVVLGRESIDAMHEGDGFGASGARDADFADERAATREAGKPFGIHAGERDADDLDPAMDLDPTFLVHVVHPDPHHLDRIEREGMPVTVCPRSNLVTGVGVPPIRELLDRTTVALGTDNVMLNSPSMFREMEFAAKVGGVDADDVLRMATVNGADLAGLDCGLIEAGRTAKLLVLDGDSDNLCGARDPVRAVVRRAGVDDVTRVVV
- the asd gene encoding aspartate-semialdehyde dehydrogenase, giving the protein MSVRVGILGATGAVGQRFIQLLDGHPTFELAALTASEDSAGKPYRKAAKWRVDSPIPVDVAEMTVRSTDPDAVPDDVDLLFSSLPSSVAVDVEEDFAREGYVISSNSSNDRLAEDVPLTIPEINPGHLDLIEVQRDERGWDGALVKNPNCSTITMIPPLAALDEFGLDRVDVTTLQAVSGAGYSGVTSMEIIDNALPHIGGEEDKMETESRKLLGDFDGAELTWHDVDVAASCNRIPTLDGHLENAFVDLADDPDVGEVADAMREFPGVDLPSAPNQLIHVFDDPERPQPRLDRMRGKGMQICVGGIQSTTHGVKFDCLAHNTIRGAAGASLLNGELLVENGYL
- a CDS encoding cyclophilin-like fold protein gives rise to the protein MSDSEFTVAVDGTEVTATWLEESPETRRAIADALPLSGEATRWGDELYFRIPVDVDAEEPRATVEPGTIAYWPRGSALCLFWGPTPASTGSELTAASPVNVVAQLEDLSPLTSLPDGAGATVRLSE